One region of Trichosurus vulpecula isolate mTriVul1 chromosome 1, mTriVul1.pri, whole genome shotgun sequence genomic DNA includes:
- the LOC118834949 gene encoding macrophage migration inhibitory factor-like, which yields MPMLVVQTNVPRSAAPDSLLCELTTQLAKATGKPAQYVAVHISAKQLISFGGSSDPCALCSLHSIGKIGEPQNKAYSKQLTKHLKIPGGRIYINYYDMNAANVGWNGSTFA from the coding sequence ATGCCGATGTTAGTGGTTCAGACCAATGTCCCGCGCTCCGCGGCGCCCGACTCCCTGCTGTGCGAGCTCACCACGCAGCTGGCCAAGGCCACGGGCAAGCCAGCCCAGTACGTCGCAGTGCACATCTCCGCGAAGCAGCTGATATCCTTCGGGGGCTCCTCGGACCCGTGCGCTCTGTGCAGCCTGCACAGCATCGGCAAGATCGGCGAGCCCCAGAACAAGGCGTACAGCAAGCAGCTCACCAAGCACCTCAAAATTCCCGGTGGCAGGATTTATATCAATTACTACGACATGAATGCAGCCAATGTGGGCTGGAATGGGTCCACCTTCGCCTGA